A genomic segment from Triticum dicoccoides isolate Atlit2015 ecotype Zavitan chromosome 1A, WEW_v2.0, whole genome shotgun sequence encodes:
- the LOC119353273 gene encoding membrane protein PM19L-like, whose product MAGVSRSMVAPLLVLNLVMYIVVIGLASWNLNHFINGTTNYAGVAGNGATFYFLLFAILAGVVGAASKLAGVHHVRTWRGDSLATSASSALVAWAITALAFGLACKEIHVGGHRGWRLRVLEAFIIILAFTQLLYVMALHAGLFGGQFGGAGAYGAEHQYGDHHHKGMGTAAPATARV is encoded by the coding sequence ATGGCGGGCGTGAGCCGGAGCATGGTGGCGCCGCTGCTGGTGCTGAACCTGGTGATGTACATCGTCGTCATCGGGCTCGCCAGCTGGAACCTCAACCACTTCATCAACGGCACCACCAACTACGCCGGCGTGGCCGGCAACGGCGCCACCTTCTACTTCCTCCTCTTCGCCATCCTCGCCGGCGTCGTGGGCGCCGCCTCCAAGCTCGCCGGCGTGCACCACGTCCGCACCTGGCGCGGGGACAGCCTCGCCACCAGCGCCTCCTCGGCCCTCGTCGCCTGGGCCATCACGGCGCTCGCCTTCGGCCTCGCGTGCAAGGAGATCCACGTCGGCGGGCACCGCGGCTGGCGCCTCCGGGTGCTCGAGGCCTTCATCATCATACTCGCCTTCACCCAGCTGCTCTACGTCATGGCGCTCCACGCCGGGCTCTTCGGCGGCCAGTTCGGTGGCGCAGGTGCGTACGGCGCGGAGCACCAGTACGGCGACCACCACCACAAGGGCATGGGCACCGCCGCCCCCGCAACCGCCAGGGTCTGA